A window from Primulina eburnea isolate SZY01 chromosome 2, ASM2296580v1, whole genome shotgun sequence encodes these proteins:
- the LOC140820404 gene encoding ABC transporter G family member 1-like yields MSRVSSAGNELVQETMEFYSRSADMSRAAASPTLGQLLKCVGDVRKEVTGDETPVHQVVEMSMEPRSLPFLLTFSNLTYSVKVSQKFSLLRRGAGATKTLLDNISGEARDGEIMAVMGASGSGKSTLIDALANRMAKGSLKGSVTLNGEVLESRMLKVISAYVMQDDLLFPMLTVEETLMFAAEFRLPRNLSKSKKKLRVQTLIDQLGLRNATKTVIGDEGHRGVSGGERRRVSIGIDIIHDPILLFLDEPTSGLDSTSAFMVVKVLQRIAQSGSVVIMSIHQPSYRILGLLDKMIFLSRGQTVYSGSPSNLPLFFSDFGHPIPDNENRTEFALDLIRELEGSSGGTKSLVEFNRSWQTFRRSSRNSEPIPDPHGSVNLSLKEAISASISRGKLVSGAGANDTSNPTSMVSTFANPLWIELAVLSKRSFTNSRRLPELFMVRLCAVVVTGFILATMFWRLDNSPKGVQERLGFFAFAMSTTFYTCADALPVFLQERYIFMRETAYNAYRRSSYVLSHSLVSLPSLLFLSLAFAAITFWAVGLDGSFLFYLLIIFASFWAGSSFVTFLSGVVPHVMLGYTIVVAILAYFLLFSGFFIHRDRIPPYWIWFHYLSLVKYPYEGVLQNEFGDKVKCFVRGIQIFDSTPLGALPNSLKVKLLGSLSSTLGIKISTNTCLTTGADILQQQGVNDLSKWDCLWVTVAWGFFFRVLFYLSLLVGSKNKRR; encoded by the coding sequence ATGTCGAGAGTTTCCTCAGCAGGGAATGAATTGGTTCAAGAAACCATGGAGTTTTACAGCCGTTCGGCGGATATGTCACGCGCTGCCGCCTCCCCGACGCTGGGACAGCTTCTGAAGTGCGTCGGCGACGTGAGGAAGGAGGTCACGGGGGACGAAACGCCGGTGCATCAGGTTGTGGAAATGAGCATGGAGCCTCGCTCGCTTCCATTTCTGCTTACGTTCAGTAATCTTACTTACAGTGTCAAAGTTAGCCAGAAGTTCTCCCTGCTCCGCCGTGGAGCCGGTGCGACGAAAACCCTTCTGGATAACATCTCCGGGGAGGCTCGTGACGGCGAGATAATGGCGGTTATGGGTGCTTCAGGATCCGGGAAATCAACCCTCATCGACGCTCTCGCGAATCGTATGGCGAAGGGAAGTTTAAAAGGCTCTGTCACGCTTAACGGTGAAGTATTAGAGTCAAGAATGCTGAAAGTGATTTCTGCATATGTAATGCAAGATGATCTTTTGTTTCCCATGCTCACAGTTGAAGAAACCCTCATGTTTGCTGCGGAGTTCAGGTTACCAAGGAACCTTTCGAAATCCAAGAAGAAACTCCGAGTCCAAACGTTAATCGATCAGCTTGGCCTAAGAAACGCCACCAAGACTGTCATCGGAGATGAGGGCCACAGAGGAGTATCCGGCGGCGAACGACGGCGGGTTTCTATCGGAATCGACATTATTCACGACCCCATATTGTTGTTTCTTGACGAGCCCACGTCCGGGTTGGATTCAACCAGCGCTTTCATGGTGGTAAAAGTACTGCAGAGGATCGCACAGAGTGGGAGTGTGGTGATAATGTCCATACACCAGCCGAGCTACCGGATTCTTGGATTACTGGACAAAATGATCTTCTTGTCACGCGGACAGACTGTCTACAGTGGATCTCCCTCCAATTTGCCACTGTTTTTCTCAGACTTTGGCCACCCCATACCAGACAATGAGAATAGAACCGAGTTCGCACTCGATTTGATTCGTGAACTTGAAGGATCATCAGGTGGAACAAAGTCCCTCGTTGAATTCAACAGATCTTGGCAGACATTCAGAAGGTCATCAAGAAATTCCGAACCAATTCCCGACCCACACGGATCCGTCAATCTTTCACTTAAAGAAGCAATCAGTGCCAGTATTTCAAGAGGAAAGCTAGTTTCCGGAGCAGGCGCAAATGACACAAGTAACCCCACATCAATGGTCTCCACATTTGCAAATCCACTGTGGATTGAACTAGCCGTACTCTCCAAAAGATCTTTCACAAATTCAAGAAGATTGCCCGAGCTTTTCATGGTCCGTCTCTGCGCTGTCGTGGTGACAGGATTCATCCTCGCCACTATGTTTTGGAGACTCGACAACTCCCCAAAAGGCGTCCAAGAGAGACTCGGATTCTTTGCATTCGCCATGTCCACAACTTTCTACACCTGCGCCGATGCTCTCCCCGTTTTCCTCCAAGAAAGGTATATATTCATGCGTGAAACAGCGTACAATGCTTACAGAAGATCATCCTACGTTTTATCCCATTCCCTAGTATCACTTCCATCACTACTATTTCTCTCCTTAGCCTTCGCTGCCATTACATTCTGGGCAGTGGGACTTGACGGCAGTTTCCTCTTCTACCTCTTGATAATCTTCGCCTCCTTTTGGGCCGGCAGTTCCTTCGTAACATTCTTATCCGGTGTCGTCCCACACGTCATGCTAGGATACACCATTGTTGTAGCCATTTTAGCATACTTCCTACTCTTCAGCGGCTTCTTCATCCACCGAGACCGAATCCCACCATACTGGATATGGTTCCATTACTTATCCCTTGTAAAGTACCCCTACGAAGGTGTTCTGCAAAACGAGTTTGGGGATAAGGTAAAGTGCTTCGTACGTGGGATCCAAATATTTGACAGCACCCCTTTAGGGGCGTTGCCGAATTCTTTGAAAGTGAAACTTTTGGGTAGCCTCAGCAGCACACTGGGGATCAAGATTAGCACCAACACATGCTTGACCACGGGGGCTGACATTTTGCAGCAGCAAGGGGTGAATGATCTGAGCAAATGGGATTGTTTGTGGGTTACTGTGGCTTGGGGTTTCTTTTTTAGGGTTTTGTTCTACTTGTCCTTGTTGGTGGGGAGTAAGAACAAGAGAAGGTGA